A genome region from Campylobacterota bacterium includes the following:
- a CDS encoding J domain-containing protein has translation MRVVLRNNAIFVQGGANTLEQPWMEEFFEHHIHNTLFLDNGVLVLNNESSLGKKEEFLETLSDEFTRINDLSSPFYRRSLKRCKTAAVRIELPYREEEKVEIELYAFSSSRVRFTLTAPNGWIMRYLKQQLSSLVINATSTQIDIDVGTAAAKARLEKTLNRREVLHYAIHYRYDDEFMSRLYSQYKGWGFSSESIDKMIRYHAIFELPVGAKPADLKKQYRKLARRYHPDRVQTQSPEVINKYTQKFQLLQEAYDALRAAS, from the coding sequence GTGAGAGTCGTTTTACGCAATAACGCCATCTTCGTCCAGGGGGGAGCCAACACCCTGGAACAACCGTGGATGGAAGAATTCTTCGAACACCACATACACAATACGTTGTTTCTGGATAACGGGGTGTTAGTGCTCAACAACGAGAGTTCGCTCGGAAAAAAAGAGGAGTTTCTCGAAACCCTCAGCGACGAGTTTACCCGGATCAACGATCTTTCCAGCCCGTTTTACCGCCGTTCGCTCAAGCGGTGCAAAACCGCGGCGGTACGGATCGAACTGCCTTATCGCGAAGAAGAGAAAGTCGAAATCGAACTCTATGCGTTCAGTTCGAGCCGCGTCCGCTTTACCCTCACCGCACCCAACGGATGGATCATGCGCTATCTCAAGCAGCAGCTCTCCAGCCTCGTCATTAACGCTACCTCAACCCAGATCGACATCGATGTGGGTACGGCGGCGGCAAAAGCACGTCTCGAAAAAACGCTTAACCGCCGAGAGGTGCTCCACTATGCGATTCACTACCGTTACGACGACGAATTCATGAGCCGGCTTTACAGCCAGTACAAGGGGTGGGGATTCAGCAGCGAAAGCATCGATAAGATGATCCGCTACCATGCGATTTTCGAGCTCCCCGTCGGGGCGAAACCCGCCGATCTCAAAAAACAGTACCGCAAACTCGCGCGCCGCTACCATCCCGACCGGGTACAGACGCAAAGTCCCGAAGTGATCAACAAATACACCCAGAAATTTCAGCTTCTTCAGGAAGCCTACGACGCTTTACGGGCGGCGAGTTAA
- the aguB gene encoding N-carbamoylputrescine amidase produces MVKVAAIQMQMGADKSANVAKAEKMVRTAAANGAQIILLPELFEGYYFCKDMDPKYFEWARPREGHPMIARFSALAKELGVVLPISYFEQDGEHYFNSLVMIDADGTVMENYRKTHIPDGPGYEEKFYFEPGDTGFKVWNTRYGNVGVGICWDQWFPETARSLTLMGADVIFYPTAIGSEPEIGVDSASHWQRVQMGHSAANIVPVIAANRIGVEAGESCTLTFYGSSFITDHTGEKVAEASRDKEEILYGEFDPAAIREHRHYWGLIRDRRPECYGEIVKR; encoded by the coding sequence ATGGTAAAAGTCGCGGCAATACAGATGCAAATGGGGGCCGACAAGAGCGCCAACGTGGCCAAAGCCGAAAAAATGGTCCGTACAGCCGCCGCAAACGGCGCGCAGATCATTTTATTGCCCGAGCTGTTTGAAGGGTATTATTTCTGCAAGGACATGGATCCAAAATACTTCGAATGGGCCCGGCCGCGAGAAGGGCATCCGATGATCGCGCGTTTCAGCGCCCTCGCCAAAGAGCTGGGAGTTGTCCTCCCCATCAGTTACTTCGAGCAAGACGGTGAGCATTATTTTAACTCGCTGGTCATGATCGACGCCGACGGCACGGTGATGGAAAATTACCGCAAAACCCATATCCCCGACGGTCCGGGTTACGAGGAGAAGTTTTATTTCGAGCCCGGCGATACGGGGTTCAAGGTATGGAATACCCGTTACGGCAACGTCGGGGTCGGGATCTGCTGGGATCAATGGTTTCCCGAAACGGCCCGGAGCCTCACGCTGATGGGGGCGGACGTGATTTTTTATCCCACCGCGATCGGCAGCGAGCCCGAAATCGGGGTCGATTCGGCATCGCACTGGCAGCGGGTGCAGATGGGACACTCCGCCGCCAACATCGTCCCCGTCATCGCCGCCAACCGGATCGGCGTCGAAGCGGGGGAGAGCTGCACGCTGACGTTTTACGGCTCCTCGTTCATCACCGATCACACGGGGGAAAAAGTCGCCGAAGCTTCGCGCGATAAAGAGGAGATTCTCTATGGTGAGTTCGATCCCGCGGCGATCCGGGAACACCGTCATTACTGGGGATTGATCCGCGACCGCCGCCCCGAGTGCTACGGAGAGATTGTCAAACGTTAA